One Halarcobacter ebronensis genomic window carries:
- a CDS encoding YgjP-like metallopeptidase domain-containing protein has protein sequence MSKLKYLAHYPKEYVEQIQKLLDEKKLDKYLLSKYKTCHEYKSDKALYEYTMDLKNQFLKKSLPLSKVVYDGKINVINDALGLHTIISRVQGGKLKSKNEIRIASIFKNVPQEFLQMIVVHELAHIKEKQHDKTFYSLCTFMEPNYHQYEFDLRVYLTYVDRFGKLY, from the coding sequence ATGAGTAAGCTAAAATATCTAGCACACTATCCAAAAGAGTATGTGGAGCAAATACAAAAGCTACTAGATGAAAAAAAGCTAGATAAATATCTACTTAGCAAATATAAAACCTGTCACGAATATAAAAGTGACAAGGCTTTGTATGAATACACAATGGATTTAAAAAACCAATTCCTAAAAAAATCTCTGCCACTTAGCAAAGTAGTATATGATGGAAAAATCAATGTCATAAACGACGCCTTAGGTTTACATACCATCATCTCAAGAGTTCAAGGTGGAAAACTAAAAAGCAAAAACGAAATAAGAATAGCCTCAATCTTTAAAAACGTACCCCAAGAGTTTTTACAAATGATTGTAGTACATGAACTAGCCCATATAAAAGAGAAACAACACGACAAAACCTTTTATAGCCTATGCACCTTTATGGAACCAAACTATCACCAATATGAGTTTGATTTAAGAGTTTATCTTACATATGTAGATAGATTTGGGAAGTTGTATTAG
- a CDS encoding DEAD/DEAH box helicase, with protein MLKEDLPKKKLIRLLQIAIIFLNEKDINIINLGYKIILMYSNKTADYKPLFDISINKGFIPISKFIEKNLLYKKESFFNILNSSYMENYKSEKIYLTSEQKKLNEFFMNEIDTSLSIVAPTSYGKSELIIEGIKKQLYNNICIIVPTKALVSQTKKRIIESNIENIPSILTFPEMYTPTSKNILAVLTQERLLRLLKKDSHLKFDLVFVDEAHNLLDNNSRSTLLAITIAILNKRNQKAVFKYLTPFLLDSKNLNISYAKHELKEFRVSEYIKSEKFFIRDFREKSENKNIEIYDQFLNKFFEIKNKSFINEIDLIINEQGSKNIIYFNKPKQIELFSIMLSEKLPIVKSKKIEDACKNLSKFLHKDYNLIKCLKKGIIYHHGSVPNQVRLYIEDLFRKEKCIKFIVTSSTLLEGVNLPINKLFMLDNKKGKGLLTPSQFKNLIGRLSRFSEVFSNNSKNMNLLEPEIYLIGSDFIAENADIKGFIKNCMQVDKKHREVPTNVLLENTNISEKNKKEKKEADEFIANFESDILENKKIEKSKTKIGSTCFSNNIVEIDILQYEEEMNNILIEYQDDNERISSPKEVFNVIVKIFLPFIKEKREYENIRRLHHNETQNFYTMFLEWRMNGTPYNYMVGHFLWYWERFNKKEDDTNISNLELETLDVKKYKVELEDEKCLVYVGKWGDEKRGGFAELWTNIRYKTKRKRVNLAIVRIHEEQEFLDNTLIKFIEVLNELEVLEESLYNLIKYGTEDIELILLIKNGISLYLGNKIVNEYSTFIEINLLEETYSIDKRIVQEMMNNNEDTVTIFELAYILGVEIQGL; from the coding sequence TTGTTAAAAGAAGATTTACCTAAAAAAAAATTAATTAGATTACTTCAGATAGCAATAATCTTTCTTAATGAAAAAGATATTAATATTATTAATTTAGGGTATAAAATTATATTAATGTATTCAAATAAGACTGCTGACTATAAACCTTTATTTGATATATCTATAAATAAAGGATTTATCCCTATATCAAAGTTTATAGAAAAAAATCTTTTATATAAAAAAGAAAGTTTTTTCAATATATTGAATTCTTCATATATGGAAAATTATAAATCTGAAAAAATTTATTTAACTAGTGAACAAAAAAAATTAAATGAATTTTTTATGAATGAAATAGATACATCTTTATCTATTGTTGCACCGACATCTTATGGTAAATCAGAATTAATTATAGAGGGTATAAAAAAGCAGCTATATAATAATATTTGTATTATTGTTCCAACTAAAGCACTTGTATCTCAAACAAAAAAAAGAATAATAGAGTCAAATATTGAAAACATACCAAGTATATTAACTTTTCCAGAAATGTATACACCTACATCTAAAAATATATTAGCAGTCTTAACTCAGGAAAGATTATTAAGATTACTGAAAAAGGATAGTCATTTGAAATTTGATTTAGTATTTGTTGATGAAGCCCATAACTTATTAGACAATAATTCAAGAAGTACCTTATTAGCAATTACAATAGCTATTCTAAATAAAAGAAATCAAAAAGCTGTTTTTAAATATTTAACACCTTTTTTATTAGATAGTAAAAATTTAAATATTTCATATGCAAAACATGAATTAAAAGAATTTAGAGTTAGTGAATATATAAAGTCTGAAAAATTTTTTATAAGAGATTTTAGAGAAAAAAGTGAGAACAAAAATATTGAAATTTATGATCAGTTTTTGAATAAGTTTTTTGAGATTAAAAATAAGTCTTTTATAAATGAGATTGATTTAATTATAAATGAACAGGGCTCTAAGAATATAATTTATTTTAACAAACCCAAGCAAATTGAGTTGTTTTCAATCATGTTATCAGAAAAATTACCTATAGTTAAATCAAAAAAAATTGAAGATGCATGTAAGAATTTATCTAAGTTTCTTCATAAAGATTATAATTTAATTAAATGTTTAAAAAAAGGAATAATATATCATCATGGCTCTGTGCCTAATCAAGTTAGATTATATATTGAAGATTTATTTAGAAAAGAAAAGTGTATAAAATTTATTGTTACTAGTTCAACTTTACTCGAAGGAGTAAATCTTCCAATAAATAAATTATTCATGTTGGATAATAAAAAAGGAAAAGGATTACTTACTCCTTCTCAGTTCAAAAATTTAATAGGTAGGTTGTCAAGGTTTAGTGAAGTTTTTTCTAATAATAGCAAAAATATGAATCTTTTAGAACCAGAAATATATTTAATAGGTTCTGATTTTATTGCGGAAAATGCAGATATTAAAGGTTTTATTAAAAACTGTATGCAAGTAGATAAAAAACATAGAGAAGTGCCTACAAATGTTTTATTAGAAAATACTAATATTTCAGAGAAAAATAAAAAAGAAAAAAAAGAAGCTGATGAGTTTATTGCTAATTTTGAATCAGATATTTTAGAAAATAAAAAAATAGAAAAGTCAAAAACAAAAATTGGAAGTACTTGTTTCTCTAATAATATAGTTGAAATTGATATTTTACAATATGAAGAAGAAATGAATAACATCTTAATTGAGTATCAAGATGATAATGAAAGAATTTCTTCTCCCAAAGAGGTTTTTAATGTAATTGTAAAAATATTTCTTCCTTTTATAAAAGAAAAAAGAGAATATGAAAATATTAGACGTCTACATCATAATGAAACTCAGAATTTTTATACAATGTTTTTAGAATGGAGAATGAATGGCACACCTTATAATTATATGGTAGGTCATTTTTTATGGTATTGGGAAAGGTTTAATAAAAAAGAAGATGACACTAATATTTCTAATCTTGAATTAGAAACATTAGATGTTAAAAAATATAAAGTTGAGTTAGAAGATGAAAAGTGTCTTGTTTATGTAGGAAAATGGGGGGATGAAAAAAGAGGAGGTTTTGCTGAACTTTGGACAAATATAAGATATAAAACGAAAAGAAAAAGGGTAAATTTAGCAATAGTTAGAATCCATGAAGAACAAGAGTTTTTAGACAATACTTTGATTAAGTTTATAGAAGTACTTAATGAATTAGAGGTATTAGAAGAAAGTTTATATAATCTTATAAAATATGGAACAGAAGATATAGAATTGATTTTATTAATTAAAAATGGAATTAGTTTGTATTTAGGAAATAAAATTGTCAATGAATATTCAACTTTCATAGAAATAAACTTATTAGAAGAAACTTATTCAATAGATAAAAGAATTGTACAAGAAATGATGAATAATAATGAAGATACAGTTACAATATTTGAGTTAGCATATATTTTAGGTGTTGAAATACAAGGATTATAA
- a CDS encoding DUF1837 domain-containing protein has translation MSKKIDGIRFVDGRKSLYSICTIEFFSDELKNLIKKQLSTICYGISKAESDRKSYSYKNTLKEFFKRYDEKTKKTKIGMMGELLTHVLLLYYFEKLCAVSPFFNTSDKNIKMGFDLVLYSENKKEIWITEVKSGCLYIKKDSNQMTSIFLNRAKADLLKRLNENECSLWENAINGAKIALDNNIDRKKVVEDILLDIEDEVSDENATSLDKNVILVSSLFSSPKNIVESRYIKDFRNRLNKKNSFKKEFIFSIQKETYYKIEDFLRNEIKS, from the coding sequence ATGTCAAAAAAAATTGATGGAATTAGATTTGTAGATGGGAGAAAAAGCTTATATAGTATTTGCACAATAGAATTTTTTTCAGATGAATTAAAAAATTTAATAAAAAAGCAATTATCTACAATCTGTTATGGTATATCAAAAGCAGAAAGTGATAGAAAATCATATTCTTATAAAAATACTTTAAAAGAGTTTTTTAAAAGATATGATGAAAAAACAAAAAAAACAAAAATTGGTATGATGGGCGAACTTTTAACTCATGTACTTTTGTTGTATTATTTTGAAAAATTATGCGCAGTGTCTCCTTTTTTTAATACATCAGATAAAAATATCAAGATGGGGTTTGATTTAGTTTTATATTCTGAAAATAAAAAAGAAATTTGGATTACTGAGGTTAAATCAGGTTGTTTATATATTAAAAAAGATTCTAATCAAATGACAAGCATTTTTTTAAATAGAGCAAAGGCAGATTTGTTAAAAAGACTTAATGAGAATGAATGTTCTTTATGGGAAAATGCAATTAATGGTGCTAAAATAGCTTTAGATAACAATATCGATAGAAAAAAAGTTGTTGAAGATATTTTATTGGATATTGAAGATGAAGTATCAGATGAAAATGCTACAAGTTTAGATAAAAATGTAATTTTAGTTTCTTCTTTATTTTCTTCTCCAAAGAATATTGTTGAGAGCCGATATATAAAGGATTTTAGAAATCGATTAAATAAAAAGAATTCATTTAAAAAAGAGTTTATCTTTTCTATACAAAAAGAAACTTATTATAAAATTGAAGATTTTCTTAGAAATGAGATTAAATCATGA
- a CDS encoding radical SAM protein, which translates to MSYSNSIIFGPVPSRRFGISLGVDLSPSSKQCNFDCLYCELEKAKTVDKMTTYPTVFEVVTAIKEAIAKHSKIDVITITANGEPTLYPNLPELIDEINKIKGEIKTMILSNGSTIYDSKIYEALLKLDTVKLSLDCVSQKCFKKLDRIHSGIDIDKMIESMISFRKETKNRLVLEILFVKTLNDKEEEINLLYKAVKKINPHRVDIGTIDRPPAYEVEPVSFETLEKVANTFEGINVNIAYKNRPKQINSFDEKEIKALLTRRPLTTEDIGNMFDEDSKELLKKLVIKGEVKQVDSGGLNFYKIC; encoded by the coding sequence ATGTCATATTCAAACTCAATTATTTTTGGTCCAGTTCCCTCAAGAAGATTTGGTATCTCTTTAGGTGTGGATCTATCTCCTTCTTCAAAACAGTGTAATTTTGATTGTCTATATTGTGAACTAGAAAAAGCAAAAACAGTTGATAAGATGACTACATATCCAACAGTTTTTGAAGTAGTTACAGCTATAAAAGAGGCTATAGCAAAGCACTCTAAAATTGATGTAATAACAATTACTGCAAATGGGGAACCAACCCTTTATCCAAACTTACCAGAACTAATAGATGAGATAAATAAAATCAAAGGTGAAATAAAAACAATGATACTATCAAATGGAAGTACCATTTATGATAGTAAAATCTATGAGGCTTTGCTTAAACTAGATACTGTTAAACTCTCACTAGATTGTGTTAGTCAAAAGTGTTTTAAAAAGCTTGATAGAATTCACTCTGGAATTGATATAGACAAAATGATTGAGAGTATGATAAGTTTTAGAAAAGAGACTAAAAACAGGCTTGTATTAGAGATACTTTTTGTAAAAACTTTAAATGACAAAGAGGAAGAGATAAATCTTCTTTATAAGGCTGTAAAAAAGATAAATCCTCATAGGGTAGATATAGGAACTATTGATAGACCACCAGCTTATGAGGTAGAGCCTGTTAGCTTTGAAACCTTAGAAAAAGTTGCTAACACTTTTGAAGGGATAAATGTAAATATAGCTTATAAAAATAGACCAAAACAGATAAATAGTTTTGATGAAAAGGAGATAAAAGCACTACTTACTAGACGACCTTTAACAACAGAAGACATTGGAAATATGTTTGATGAAGATTCAAAAGAGTTGCTTAAAAAACTTGTTATAAAAGGTGAAGTTAAGCAAGTAGATAGCGGAGGTTTAAATTTTTATAAAATTTGCTAA
- the hemE gene encoding uroporphyrinogen decarboxylase, with product MSKIFVDACLRKETPYTPVWMMRQAGRYLPEYMEVRKQAGDFLSLCHNPELACEVTIQPLDIVGVDAAILFSDILVIPNEMGMALKFVKGEGPIFDKPVETEAEVDALLGGEEAANRLTYVYETIKLLKQRLPEDKALIGFTGAPWTLATYMIEGQGTKTYNICKKMMYSNPELLHKILKKVTQVVKYYMIKQIEAGADVVQIFDSWAAAIEPSKYDEFSWKYMVEIADFVKEKYPNIPVIMFPKGVASFIERGLVYGNFDVFGVDWGTPMALAKEKLGSKYVLQGNMEPCRLYSKERTTECVEALQNIMQGEGHIFNLGHGILPDVPVENAIHFVKECQRVSKK from the coding sequence ATGTCAAAAATTTTTGTAGATGCCTGTCTTAGAAAAGAGACTCCATACACTCCTGTATGGATGATGAGACAAGCAGGAAGATACCTACCAGAGTATATGGAAGTAAGAAAACAAGCGGGAGATTTCTTGTCTTTATGCCATAACCCTGAACTTGCTTGTGAGGTTACTATTCAACCTCTTGATATAGTTGGAGTTGATGCAGCTATTCTTTTTTCTGATATTTTAGTTATCCCAAATGAGATGGGAATGGCTCTTAAATTTGTAAAAGGTGAGGGACCAATTTTTGATAAACCAGTTGAAACAGAAGCTGAGGTTGATGCCCTTTTAGGTGGAGAAGAGGCTGCTAATAGACTTACTTATGTATATGAAACAATCAAACTATTAAAACAAAGACTTCCTGAAGACAAAGCTCTTATTGGATTTACAGGAGCTCCTTGGACATTAGCAACTTATATGATAGAGGGACAAGGAACAAAAACATACAATATCTGTAAAAAGATGATGTACTCAAATCCAGAACTTCTTCATAAAATACTTAAAAAAGTAACCCAAGTTGTTAAATACTATATGATAAAACAGATTGAAGCTGGAGCTGATGTGGTTCAAATCTTTGATTCATGGGCAGCAGCAATTGAACCATCAAAATATGATGAGTTTTCTTGGAAATATATGGTTGAGATTGCTGATTTTGTAAAAGAGAAGTATCCTAATATTCCAGTTATTATGTTTCCTAAAGGTGTAGCATCATTTATTGAAAGAGGGCTTGTATATGGTAACTTTGATGTATTTGGTGTAGATTGGGGAACTCCAATGGCATTAGCAAAAGAGAAACTTGGAAGCAAATATGTTCTTCAAGGAAATATGGAACCATGCAGATTATACTCAAAAGAGAGAACTACAGAGTGTGTAGAAGCTCTTCAAAATATTATGCAAGGTGAAGGTCATATTTTTAATCTTGGACATGGAATTTTGCCAGATGTTCCAGTAGAAAATGCTATTCACTTTGTAAAAGAGTGCCAAAGAGTAAGTAAAAAATAA
- a CDS encoding YqhA family protein, whose amino-acid sequence MIEKLFESAMWKARLFVLLAVIFGLIGSSILFIVASIDIYEVLKYTLDVYLNGLHPEDFHEAIVSKIIGAVDLYLIAVVMLIFAFGIYELFISKIDVAEDTSNGANILNISSLDQLKDKIAKVIVMVLIVSFFQKVLHTSYNGALEMLYFALSIGLLAVGLFFLGKVGKH is encoded by the coding sequence ATGATAGAAAAACTATTTGAAAGTGCAATGTGGAAGGCAAGACTTTTTGTCCTTCTTGCTGTTATATTTGGACTTATTGGTTCTTCAATTCTTTTTATTGTAGCTTCAATTGATATCTATGAAGTTCTTAAATATACATTAGATGTATATTTAAATGGACTTCATCCAGAAGATTTCCATGAAGCTATTGTTAGTAAGATAATTGGAGCAGTAGATTTATATTTAATCGCTGTTGTTATGTTGATTTTTGCTTTTGGTATTTATGAACTATTTATTTCAAAAATTGATGTGGCAGAGGATACAAGTAATGGTGCAAATATACTAAATATTTCATCTTTAGACCAACTAAAAGATAAAATAGCAAAAGTTATTGTAATGGTTTTGATTGTAAGCTTTTTCCAAAAGGTTTTACATACAAGTTACAATGGTGCTTTAGAGATGCTATATTTTGCTCTGTCTATTGGACTTTTAGCTGTAGGGCTATTTTTCCTTGGAAAAGTTGGAAAACACTAA
- a CDS encoding aspartate-semialdehyde dehydrogenase produces the protein MRKFNVAVVGATGAVGEELFRVLKEYNFPINKLVPLASARSAGSKIEFDDKEITVLELTETCFAENEVEIAFFSAGGSVSEKFAKYAVEAGAVVIDNTSHFRMEPNVPLVVPEVNPEDIALWKETGIIANPNCSTIQMVLSLKPLDELYGIKRVDVSTYQAVSGAGKTGMEELVRQMQDFFAFQLEDAEKKAFAHQIALNVIPQIDVAQPNGFTKEEMKMVKETQKIMHKDIQVAATCVRVPVLRSHSESITVTFNDGVEVDVEAVRESLERFENVEVIDDLANNAYPMPIISTDTDITYVGRIRRDVYQPNIVHFFNVADQVRVGAATNAVRIALKWIELGE, from the coding sequence CAGTGGTTGGTGCTACAGGTGCAGTTGGGGAAGAACTTTTTAGAGTACTAAAAGAGTATAACTTTCCTATTAATAAATTAGTTCCATTAGCAAGCGCAAGAAGTGCAGGAAGCAAGATAGAGTTTGATGATAAAGAGATTACAGTTTTAGAGCTTACTGAGACTTGTTTTGCTGAAAATGAAGTTGAGATTGCATTTTTTAGTGCAGGGGGAAGTGTATCTGAAAAATTTGCTAAATATGCAGTTGAAGCAGGTGCAGTAGTAATTGATAATACAAGCCACTTTAGAATGGAACCAAATGTTCCTTTAGTAGTACCAGAAGTAAATCCAGAAGATATTGCTTTATGGAAAGAGACAGGTATTATTGCAAATCCAAACTGTTCAACTATTCAAATGGTTTTATCTTTAAAACCATTAGATGAGTTATATGGTATCAAAAGAGTTGATGTATCAACTTACCAAGCTGTAAGTGGTGCAGGTAAAACAGGTATGGAAGAGCTAGTACGTCAGATGCAAGACTTTTTTGCTTTCCAATTAGAAGATGCAGAGAAAAAAGCATTTGCTCACCAAATTGCTCTAAATGTAATTCCACAAATTGATGTTGCTCAACCAAATGGTTTTACTAAAGAAGAGATGAAAATGGTAAAAGAGACTCAAAAAATTATGCACAAAGATATTCAAGTTGCAGCTACTTGTGTTAGAGTTCCAGTTCTTAGAAGTCACTCTGAGTCTATTACTGTTACATTTAATGATGGTGTAGAAGTGGATGTTGAAGCAGTTAGAGAGTCATTAGAAAGATTTGAAAATGTTGAAGTTATTGATGATTTAGCAAATAATGCTTATCCTATGCCAATTATCTCAACAGATACAGATATTACTTATGTTGGAAGAATTAGAAGAGATGTATATCAACCAAATATAGTTCATTTCTTCAATGTTGCAGATCAAGTAAGAGTTGGAGCTGCTACAAATGCAGTTAGAATAGCTCTCAAATGGATAGAATTAGGAGAATAA